The following coding sequences lie in one Notolabrus celidotus isolate fNotCel1 chromosome 6, fNotCel1.pri, whole genome shotgun sequence genomic window:
- the LOC117814626 gene encoding transcription intermediary factor 1-beta-like, translated as MSQQALLYSCRIHPEAQRILGSSSIPVVILERLNLQSVTLACLQPVVSLVRLPCRTQAGIEDEVSVLARPEQNGFSENEEDTEVSPQPDPDSTPTPWTEPYCPDSPPSEEPEQDSGFDCESNPDQPYILCDSGSEEWDPDVKTDSEMFYLDPDPDQTLVIELDPDPEPGPGPEPEPEPEPEPEPEQDQTLQDLEDESEAQCEVVQMEVSDDHRPDLCCTQEEADSSMQQPGPGSGPEEMESEDFCAVCLNGGDLLCCDRCPKVYHLGCHIPALISFPLGDWVCVLCRTEQEAVETYDCEDTHYRAPYTLSNEDQRRCEKLTLLLFCHTLSAPFHEPVSPQARNYYQIIKRPIDLSVIRRKLDKSNTLHYFAAEQFVDDVLLMLKNCATFNYPDSEVAQAGRNLELFFLSKLKEVFPDRMFLSACQDKTDRARLQWLSRKRRESNRKKRNTFSVKKYLL; from the exons ATGAGTCAACAGGCCCTCTTATATTCCTGCAGGATTCACCCAGAGGCCCAAAGGATTCTGGGAAGTTCCAGCATACCTGTGGTGATCTTGGAGCGTCTGAACCTCCAGTCTGTGACCTTAGCATGTCTGCAGCCTGTGGTGTCTCTGGTGCGACTGCCATGCCGAACACAAGCCGGGATCGAGGACGAGGTCTCGGTCCTAGCTCGTCCTGAGCag AATGGATTCAGTGAAAATGAAGAAGATACCGAAGTGTCTCCTCAGCCAGATCCAGACTCAACTCCGACTCCCTGGACTGAGCCGTACTGTCCTGACAGCCCCCCCTCTGAGGAACCAGAGCAGGACTCAGGCTTTGACTGTGAATCTAATCCAGACCAGCCTTACATCCTGTGTGACTCTGGATCTGAAGAGTGGGACCCGGATGTTAAAACAGATTCAGAGATGTTTTATTTGGATCCAGACCCAGATCAGACCTTGGTGATAGAGCTAGATCCAGATCCAGAGCCAGGGCCAGGGCCAGAGCCAGAGCCAGAGCCAGAGCCAGAGCCAGAGCCAGAGCAGGATCAGACCCTGCAGGATCTGGAGGATGAATCTGAAGCACAGTGTGAAGTCGTTCAAATGGAGGTCAGTGACGATCACAGACCTGATCTTTGCTGCACACAGGAGGAAGCAGACTCATCCATGCAGCAGCCTGGACCTGGATCAGGACCTGAGGAGATGGAGAGTGAGGAtttctgtgctgtgtgtctgaaCGGAGGAGATCTGCTCTGCTGTGACCGCTGTCCTAAAGTTTACCACCTGGGCTGTCACATACCTGCGCTGATCAGCTTCCCTCT AGGGGACTGGGTGTGCGTACTctgcagaacagagcaggaggCTGTGGAGACCTACGACTGTGAGGACACGCACTACAGAGCTCCATACACCCTGTCTAACGAGGACCAGAGG AGGTGTGAGAAGCTGACTCTGCTGCTCTTCTGTCACACACTCAGCGCTCCGTTCCACGAACCCGTCAGCCCTCAG GCCAGAAACTACTACCAGATCATAAAGAGGCCCATCGACCTGTCGGTGATCCGCAGGAAACTGGACAAGAGCAACACCCTGCACTACTTCGCCGCCGAGCAGTTTGTGGATGACGTGCTGCTGATGTTGAAGAACTGCGCTACGTTCAACTAC CCGGACTCAGAGGTGGCTCAGGCCGGTCGAAACCTGGAGCTGTTTTTCTTGAGCAAACTGAAGGAGGTTTTCCCCGACCGGATGTTCCTGTCGGCCTGCCAGGACAAAACGGACAGAGCTCGCTTACAGTGGctcagcaggaagaggagggagagcaacaggaagaagagaaacacaTTCAGTGTGAAGAAATATTTACTGTGA
- the rerglb gene encoding RERG/RAS-like b: MNDIKLALLGSPGAGKSAVLVRFLTRRFIGEYASNANSLYHKRLSIDGRQLNLEVFDPCSESSGTRCILEEPVDWADGFVVVYNISDRTSFINAKNIMRQIREARMDNCKGDMEVPVCLVGNKQDLCHARQVREEEGRYLAQENRCHFQEVSAAESYQDIANLFTQLIRQTMDHLKYRADRRRYSGSKSMAKLINNVFGKRRKSV, encoded by the exons ATGAACGACATCAAGCTGGCCCTGCTGGGGAGCCCGGGGGCCGGGAAATCAG CTGTACTCGTACGGTTCCTGACCCGGCGCTTCATCGGTGAATACGCCTCCAATGCCA ATTCCCTGTACCACAAAAGACTGTCGATCGATGGCAGACAGCTGAATCTGGAAGTCTTTGACCCCTGCTCAGAG AGCTCGGGGACCAGGTGTATTCTGGAGGAGCCGGTGGATTGGGCGGACGGCTTTGTGGTGGTGTACAACATCAGCGACCGCACCTCCTTCATCAACGCCAAGAACATCATGAGGCAGATTCGGGAGGCGCGCATGGACAACTGCAAAGG GGACATGGAGGTTCCTGTGTGTCTGGTGGGTAACAAACAGGACCTGTGTCACGCCCGGCAGGTCCGCGAGGAAGAGGGCCGCTACCTGGCTCAGGAGAACCGCTGCCACTTCCAGGAGGTCTCAGCGGCCGAGAGCTACCAAGACATCGCCAACCTGTTCACCCAGCTCATCCGGCAAACCATGGATCACCTGAAGTACAGAGCCGACCGACGACGCTACAGCGGCTCCAAGTCCATGGCCAAGCTCATCAACAATGTGTTCGGCAAGAGGAGGAAGTCAGTGTGA